A genome region from Rickettsiales endosymbiont of Stachyamoeba lipophora includes the following:
- the xseA gene encoding exodeoxyribonuclease VII large subunit codes for MKLSNDLTNQGSFTNNPELTVTELSNLVKKTIDTSFSYVKVRGEISGLKIAASGHAYFSLKDEGAVLNAICWRAKVNSLGVKLEEGMEIICAGSLTTFPGQSKYQMIVENVTLGGIGALMALLAKRKEALTQEGLFEERHKQPLAKFPQAIGVITSPKGAVIKDILHRIAERFPCDIIVFPVAVQGEDCPGQVIKAIRIANDADKFKLDTLIIARGGGSIEDLWGFNDEGVVRAAFESKIPIISAIGHETDFTLLDFVADKRAPTPTAAAEFATPVKIEIERHLKHLLVNAANIFDSKLYSLENNLVLIAAKLKHPSQIIDELASKIALIKSRIDALCQNKLHSLSQFLTKQSANIGPSLLSNHLWQKQSTLDKVEINIPHYASQYFQKLAHRLEVIESVLKASDYNKILEKGFAIVKDLDGNLISSKSCIVPNKSYEIIFKDGKAKVRGEGDFLLSNPK; via the coding sequence ATGAAATTATCTAACGATCTAACTAACCAAGGAAGCTTCACTAACAATCCGGAACTTACCGTAACTGAGCTCTCCAATCTAGTTAAAAAAACTATCGATACTTCATTTTCTTATGTAAAGGTACGAGGAGAAATTTCTGGATTAAAAATTGCTGCATCTGGCCATGCTTATTTCTCTTTAAAAGACGAGGGTGCCGTCCTAAATGCAATTTGCTGGCGTGCTAAAGTCAATTCTTTGGGAGTGAAATTAGAAGAAGGCATGGAAATAATATGTGCCGGTTCTTTAACTACTTTTCCTGGGCAATCTAAATATCAAATGATTGTTGAAAATGTTACTTTAGGTGGGATTGGTGCATTAATGGCACTACTTGCTAAAAGAAAAGAAGCACTCACTCAAGAAGGATTGTTTGAGGAACGGCATAAACAACCTTTAGCTAAGTTTCCTCAAGCTATTGGAGTTATTACATCTCCTAAAGGAGCGGTAATAAAAGATATTCTTCATCGTATTGCTGAGCGCTTTCCTTGTGATATCATTGTATTCCCGGTAGCAGTTCAGGGGGAAGATTGTCCTGGACAAGTAATTAAAGCCATTAGGATTGCTAATGACGCGGACAAATTTAAACTTGATACTTTAATAATTGCACGTGGCGGCGGTTCTATTGAAGACTTATGGGGTTTTAACGATGAAGGGGTAGTGAGAGCTGCTTTTGAGTCTAAAATTCCTATTATTTCAGCCATTGGTCATGAAACAGATTTTACTTTGCTTGATTTTGTAGCTGATAAACGGGCTCCAACCCCTACGGCTGCTGCTGAATTTGCTACCCCGGTTAAAATAGAGATTGAAAGGCATCTCAAGCATTTGCTAGTTAATGCTGCTAACATTTTTGATAGCAAGCTGTATAGCCTTGAAAATAATTTGGTATTAATTGCTGCTAAACTAAAGCATCCTTCGCAAATTATTGATGAGCTGGCGAGCAAGATAGCACTAATTAAATCTAGGATTGATGCTTTATGCCAAAATAAGCTTCATAGCCTCTCTCAGTTTTTAACTAAGCAATCAGCAAACATAGGACCAAGCTTGCTTAGCAACCACTTATGGCAGAAACAATCTACATTAGATAAAGTGGAGATTAATATACCTCATTATGCTTCCCAATATTTCCAAAAGTTAGCTCATCGGCTTGAAGTAATTGAGAGTGTGCTTAAAGCTAGTGATTATAACAAAATTTTAGAAAAAGGTTTTGCAATAGTTAAAGACTTAGATGGCAACTTAATTTCAAGCAAAAGCTGTATTGTACCTAATAAGAGTTACGAAATTATCTTTAAAGACGGCAAAGCAAAAGTTAGAGGTGAGGGAGATTTTTTACTTAGTAATCCTAAGTAG
- a CDS encoding sensor histidine kinase translates to MPRFTVALLVFLTTFMIAFLMGAYLRDKALSNLVVLKTSNQFNNLSDNFNSNIWNKIYEGVLKETETSSADKKVFYPLLEQYFYLLTKNMDFKPIAILTKNGAKVISNNGVENIVILPSTLQQRVLCVGVANFKNHDLLQESIVKGKANLGIIFTNQGYFIHLVTPLIVNNQLTAFLDGYYNITGTWNFLFNFQIIYALIISVVITAIFVILGAYSAKLQSIIVKQIQTNEELELAKVEAEKSSRQKSQFLANMSHELRTPLNAIIGFSEIIKTEALGAVGVPQYKEYGNDIHASGTHLLSIINDILDFSKADADKLIVENIQVDATKMVKQCLRIMIAKAQEAKVNLSDLTADKHFTIFADPKRLKQVILNVLSNSVKFTPENGTIEVSLESQTDEGKVQIVMRDSGIGIEAKDIAKVLSPFGQVDSKHARKYDGTGLGLPLSKKLVELMNGKFHIDSEVGIGTTVKLTFNLASD, encoded by the coding sequence ATGCCAAGATTTACAGTTGCACTATTAGTTTTTTTAACAACTTTTATGATAGCCTTCTTAATGGGGGCTTATCTGCGTGATAAGGCGCTTAGCAATCTAGTTGTGCTTAAAACCTCTAATCAATTTAATAACTTAAGTGATAACTTTAATAGCAATATCTGGAACAAAATTTATGAAGGAGTCTTAAAAGAGACTGAAACTTCTTCTGCGGACAAAAAAGTATTTTATCCTCTTTTAGAGCAATATTTTTATCTTTTAACTAAAAATATGGATTTTAAACCCATTGCTATTTTAACTAAAAACGGTGCTAAAGTTATTTCTAATAATGGTGTTGAGAATATAGTAATTTTACCAAGCACCTTACAACAGCGCGTGCTATGTGTGGGGGTAGCTAATTTTAAAAATCATGATCTTCTTCAGGAATCAATTGTTAAGGGTAAAGCTAATCTTGGAATAATTTTTACCAATCAAGGTTATTTTATTCATCTGGTTACGCCGCTGATAGTAAACAATCAACTGACAGCATTTTTAGATGGTTATTATAATATTACAGGAACATGGAATTTCTTGTTTAATTTTCAAATAATTTATGCGCTGATCATTTCGGTAGTTATTACGGCAATTTTTGTAATTTTAGGCGCTTATTCAGCTAAATTGCAGTCTATTATAGTAAAGCAAATTCAAACTAATGAAGAATTAGAGTTAGCTAAGGTTGAAGCTGAAAAATCTAGTAGGCAAAAATCACAATTTCTAGCTAATATGAGCCATGAGCTTAGAACTCCTCTGAATGCTATTATTGGTTTTTCTGAAATAATTAAAACTGAAGCATTAGGAGCCGTAGGGGTACCGCAGTATAAAGAATACGGTAATGATATTCATGCCTCTGGTACTCATTTATTGTCTATCATTAATGATATCTTAGATTTCTCTAAAGCAGATGCAGATAAGTTGATAGTTGAAAATATACAAGTAGACGCCACCAAAATGGTTAAGCAATGTTTAAGGATCATGATTGCTAAAGCGCAAGAAGCAAAGGTTAACTTAAGTGATTTAACAGCAGATAAGCATTTTACAATTTTTGCTGATCCGAAAAGACTTAAACAAGTGATTTTAAATGTACTTTCCAATTCAGTTAAGTTTACCCCTGAGAATGGAACTATTGAAGTATCTCTTGAATCTCAAACTGATGAGGGCAAGGTACAAATTGTAATGCGTGATAGTGGCATTGGTATTGAAGCTAAAGATATAGCTAAGGTATTGTCTCCCTTTGGGCAGGTAGATAGTAAACACGCGCGTAAATATGACGGTACAGGGCTTGGTTTACCTTTAAGTAAAAAACTTGTTGAACTTATGAACGGAAAATTTCATATTGATAGTGAAGTGGGAATTGGTACTACGGTAAAACTCACTTTTAACCTAGCAAGCGATTAA
- a CDS encoding DMT family transporter, with protein sequence MHIPAQFSEYNKAILNASLSAFFYGLMAFFIVKLHKHAIPVEVVLFWRFALAIIVIIALKPTVTLNLLNYHNPQYLKLFFISLIFFTGSSFFFFKSVVLIGSGLAITIFFLFPIFVIFYEWLINKQKIHIDIFISMVIMLVGLTLIHDNHSGSNKSDLGVVLAICSGFCYGSYIFLSKKFTSQVNSYNASTVICLSNTIGFLILNLILGHQLFGNFDLSIWGHLFGISFFSTALALLFLIKALAVLSATKVSILTMLEPVVTIIIGTALLNEKMSKDQIVGTLLILISSLIVTLSSRFKKIKTS encoded by the coding sequence ATGCATATACCAGCTCAGTTCAGCGAGTATAATAAAGCTATATTGAATGCTTCATTATCAGCTTTTTTTTATGGATTAATGGCTTTTTTTATAGTAAAGCTTCATAAGCATGCCATTCCAGTTGAAGTAGTATTATTTTGGCGTTTCGCTTTAGCAATTATAGTAATTATAGCATTAAAGCCTACAGTTACCTTGAATTTATTAAATTATCATAATCCACAATATTTAAAATTGTTTTTTATTAGTTTAATATTTTTTACCGGTTCTTCCTTTTTCTTTTTTAAATCAGTGGTTTTGATCGGCTCAGGGTTGGCTATCACTATTTTCTTTCTGTTTCCAATTTTTGTAATTTTTTATGAATGGCTAATCAACAAGCAAAAAATTCATATAGATATCTTTATCTCTATGGTTATTATGTTGGTTGGCTTAACTTTAATTCATGATAACCATTCAGGTTCAAACAAAAGTGATTTAGGAGTAGTCCTAGCAATTTGTAGTGGGTTTTGCTATGGATCATATATTTTTCTTTCAAAGAAATTTACCTCTCAAGTTAATTCATATAATGCTTCTACAGTCATTTGCCTGAGTAACACCATTGGTTTTCTAATATTAAATTTAATTTTAGGACATCAATTATTCGGCAATTTTGATCTAAGCATATGGGGTCATCTTTTTGGCATTTCATTTTTTTCGACGGCGCTTGCTTTATTATTTTTAATCAAAGCATTGGCAGTACTCTCTGCTACTAAAGTATCAATTTTAACCATGCTAGAACCAGTAGTAACTATTATTATAGGTACCGCTCTCTTAAACGAAAAAATGAGCAAGGATCAAATAGTGGGTACATTATTAATTTTAATCAGCAGCCTTATTGTTACCCTTTCATCACGATTTAAAAAAATTAAAACATCCTGA
- a CDS encoding EAL domain-containing protein yields MALTTNNPKLNSFQPLPQAEDITSQSIELIENIILHAKKTGHSFGFLMINILNYCDLLLVHNEELIQSLVEELLRYLGEIDDHYIIQKISRDKFLVIIEHCGNLEHLNLRAEQIFNEIHNFGFHKKQITVYFHTNIGGELLNAVNYLNPFELINRCYIAVKIAEKDGYQNFCSYEKAKIMQNELQDEMKKANYLHQAIEKNRLTLAFQPVIDAKTGEIGYYESLLRIVSKSNELISVGPFIKLAEKFGFINLIDELVVTLATSELISNPNLKLSFNLSAISVHHTQILDKISQIVKSFDNLSNRMIVEITETALMRDLSSASIFTNNLKALGCHVALDDFGAGYSSFKELQMLNVDVVKIDGSFIQNIHKDKNNQLFVKVLLEICQNFNMKSVAEFVESREIAETLMDMGIDYMQGFYFSQAIKYNS; encoded by the coding sequence ATGGCTTTGACAACCAATAACCCTAAATTAAATAGTTTTCAACCTTTACCTCAAGCGGAGGATATAACTTCTCAATCCATTGAGTTAATTGAAAATATTATATTACATGCTAAGAAGACGGGGCATTCCTTTGGCTTCTTAATGATAAATATATTAAATTACTGTGATTTGTTGTTGGTACACAACGAAGAATTGATTCAAAGCTTGGTAGAAGAGTTGTTAAGATACCTAGGCGAAATTGATGATCATTATATTATACAAAAAATTAGCCGTGACAAATTTTTAGTTATAATAGAGCATTGTGGTAATCTAGAACACTTAAACCTTAGAGCTGAACAAATTTTTAACGAAATTCATAATTTTGGATTTCATAAAAAACAGATTACTGTGTATTTTCATACTAATATTGGTGGTGAGCTGCTTAATGCTGTCAATTATTTAAATCCATTTGAATTAATTAATCGTTGCTATATTGCTGTAAAGATTGCTGAGAAAGATGGATATCAAAATTTTTGTTCATATGAAAAAGCAAAAATTATGCAAAATGAATTGCAAGATGAAATGAAGAAAGCGAATTATTTACATCAGGCGATTGAAAAAAACCGTTTAACTTTAGCATTCCAGCCGGTAATTGATGCTAAAACTGGCGAAATTGGGTATTATGAGAGTTTGCTGAGAATAGTGAGTAAGTCCAATGAGCTAATTTCAGTAGGGCCCTTTATTAAGCTTGCTGAAAAATTTGGGTTTATTAATCTTATTGATGAGCTGGTGGTAACTCTTGCGACTTCAGAACTGATTTCAAATCCCAATCTTAAGCTTTCTTTTAATTTATCGGCTATTTCAGTACACCATACTCAAATTTTGGATAAGATTTCCCAAATAGTAAAATCTTTTGATAATTTGAGCAATCGCATGATTGTAGAAATTACTGAAACTGCACTAATGCGTGATTTAAGCAGTGCTAGCATTTTTACTAATAACCTTAAAGCTTTGGGTTGCCATGTGGCCTTAGATGATTTTGGTGCAGGATATTCATCATTTAAAGAATTACAAATGCTTAATGTGGATGTAGTGAAAATAGACGGATCATTTATTCAAAATATTCATAAAGATAAAAATAATCAGCTTTTTGTTAAAGTACTGTTAGAAATATGCCAGAATTTTAATATGAAATCTGTAGCAGAGTTTGTTGAAAGTCGAGAAATTGCTGAAACCTTAATGGATATGGGGATAGATTATATGCAAGGTTTTTATTTTTCTCAGGCAATTAAATATAATTCTTAA
- the rlmJ gene encoding 23S rRNA (adenine(2030)-N(6))-methyltransferase RlmJ translates to MNYNHHFHAGNFADVIKHLILIHIIEYNKLKNKPIVFFDSHAGQGMYNLSEHEALRTGEFITGIASIVDNLEKISAEYKKIILKFNQKVQKLNQKVQIDKYPGSPTIFAELMAPQDRLILIEKSEKHFTKLKHNLSAYKDNDIQLHQRDGFSSLPSLLPGQEKRAIILIDPAFEDKGDWQQASTNILKLLKKFAQAQIIIWYPNKDADLVHSFQQQFVGLEIEKLAIDITNLSIPNDKMNKCGLLVLNPIYQLENFIEVIKNNIPQYKLSYFKF, encoded by the coding sequence ATGAATTATAATCATCATTTTCACGCAGGTAATTTCGCAGATGTAATTAAACATCTTATTTTAATACATATTATAGAATATAATAAGTTAAAAAATAAACCAATTGTTTTTTTTGATTCACATGCAGGCCAAGGCATGTATAACTTAAGCGAACATGAGGCACTAAGAACAGGCGAGTTTATTACAGGCATTGCAAGCATAGTTGACAATCTAGAAAAAATTTCAGCCGAGTATAAAAAAATAATTTTAAAATTCAACCAGAAAGTGCAAAAACTCAACCAGAAAGTGCAGATTGATAAATATCCTGGTTCTCCAACCATTTTTGCCGAACTAATGGCCCCACAAGATAGACTGATACTTATTGAAAAATCTGAGAAGCATTTTACTAAATTAAAGCATAACTTATCAGCTTATAAGGATAATGATATTCAACTTCATCAGCGTGATGGTTTTAGCAGCCTGCCTTCCTTGCTACCTGGCCAAGAAAAAAGAGCAATAATTTTAATCGATCCAGCGTTTGAAGATAAAGGCGACTGGCAGCAAGCTAGTACCAATATATTAAAGTTACTCAAAAAATTTGCACAAGCTCAGATTATTATATGGTATCCTAATAAAGATGCTGATTTAGTTCATAGCTTTCAGCAGCAATTTGTTGGATTAGAAATAGAAAAGCTTGCTATTGATATTACTAACTTATCAATCCCTAATGATAAAATGAATAAATGCGGCCTTTTAGTGCTAAATCCTATTTACCAATTAGAAAATTTTATTGAAGTTATAAAAAATAATATTCCTCAATATAAATTAAGCTACTTTAAATTTTAA
- a CDS encoding TatD family hydrolase — MYIVDSHCHLNFPDFQEDFQEMLKRALQNDVKCMLSICTKLSEFETVYHIAKSYPHIYASVGVHPCEVEKEGIASIKELLEKTQLSKVIGIGETGLDYFHQPFDKIKQIENFINHIKVAQETGLPLIVHTRDAEEDTVRILKEQFEQKPFKAIIHCFTGTEYLKNEVLALGFTISISGIVTFKNAKDLQQTIAQVPLELMLVETDAPYLAPTPMRGKRNEPGFTKHTVECLSKLLGIEAEKVAQITTDNFFKLFSKAQRI, encoded by the coding sequence ATGTATATTGTGGATTCGCATTGTCATTTAAATTTTCCTGATTTTCAGGAAGACTTTCAAGAAATGCTCAAGCGAGCTTTACAAAATGATGTAAAATGTATGCTGAGCATTTGTACTAAATTAAGTGAGTTTGAAACAGTTTATCACATTGCAAAAAGCTATCCTCATATTTATGCATCTGTTGGGGTTCATCCCTGTGAAGTAGAAAAAGAGGGAATAGCAAGTATTAAAGAGTTGCTGGAAAAAACCCAATTATCTAAAGTCATTGGTATTGGTGAAACGGGGTTAGATTATTTCCATCAACCGTTTGATAAAATTAAGCAAATAGAGAATTTTATTAATCATATTAAAGTTGCTCAAGAAACCGGCTTACCTTTAATTGTGCACACCAGGGATGCAGAAGAAGATACGGTTAGAATATTAAAAGAGCAATTTGAACAAAAACCATTTAAAGCGATTATTCATTGTTTTACTGGAACGGAATATTTAAAAAACGAAGTTTTAGCGTTGGGATTTACTATTTCTATTTCTGGAATTGTTACTTTTAAAAATGCCAAAGATTTACAACAAACTATTGCTCAAGTACCTTTAGAATTGATGCTGGTTGAAACTGATGCTCCATATCTTGCACCAACCCCTATGCGTGGTAAACGTAATGAGCCGGGTTTTACTAAGCATACTGTGGAATGTCTAAGTAAATTACTTGGTATAGAAGCAGAAAAAGTTGCTCAAATAACTACAGATAATTTTTTTAAGCTATTTAGTAAAGCTCAGAGAATATAA
- the metG gene encoding methionine--tRNA ligase — translation MNNFYITTPIYYVNDIPHIGHAYTSVAADVLARYHRMRNEEVYFLTGTDEHGQKIASSALKNNKDPQEFTDFYSQKFRDLTIALNLSNNDFIRTTEERHKKAASFLWERLVESGNIYLDSYSGWYAVRDEAFYQESELIDGKAPTGAPVEWVEEPSYFFALSKWQDKLLELYEQNPDFIWPKARRNEVISFVKSGLKDLSVSRTSFNWGVPVPGNDKHIMYVWLDALTNYISALGYPEDTELMKKFWPGIHMVGKDILRFHTVYWPAFLMAANLPVPKQIIAHGWWTNEGQKISKSLGNVIDPYELIKIYGLDQTRYFMLREVPFGNDGNYSKSSCIRRLNSELSNNFGNLMQRVVSFIHKNCESRIPKGQHDPIFLQVAELVKNYHNFMENYEFHNALEVVVNIGNLANIYIDEQAPWNLRKDNPEKMAHVLFVLINIIKQIAILLLPFMPTLSQIMLEVLNVEANDFSELEDLLPIGGLLKEVQPIFPRIEEAV, via the coding sequence ATGAATAACTTTTATATTACTACCCCCATTTATTATGTAAATGACATACCACATATTGGTCATGCTTATACTTCTGTGGCAGCCGATGTTCTGGCCCGATATCATAGAATGAGAAATGAAGAGGTGTATTTTTTAACAGGGACTGATGAACATGGCCAAAAAATCGCCTCTAGTGCATTGAAAAATAATAAAGATCCGCAGGAGTTCACAGATTTTTATTCACAGAAATTTCGTGATTTAACTATTGCTCTAAATTTATCCAATAATGATTTTATTAGAACTACTGAAGAAAGGCATAAAAAAGCTGCAAGCTTTCTATGGGAAAGATTAGTTGAAAGCGGTAATATTTACTTAGATTCTTATAGTGGTTGGTATGCGGTAAGAGATGAGGCATTTTATCAAGAGAGCGAGCTTATTGATGGCAAGGCTCCTACAGGAGCGCCAGTAGAATGGGTAGAAGAACCTAGTTATTTTTTTGCGCTGTCTAAATGGCAAGATAAGTTATTAGAGCTTTATGAGCAAAACCCAGATTTTATTTGGCCTAAAGCACGCCGTAATGAAGTTATTAGCTTTGTGAAATCCGGGCTTAAAGATTTATCAGTTTCGCGTACTAGTTTTAATTGGGGCGTGCCTGTGCCTGGCAATGATAAGCATATTATGTATGTGTGGCTTGATGCTTTAACTAACTATATTTCTGCTCTAGGTTATCCTGAAGATACAGAATTGATGAAAAAATTTTGGCCCGGAATTCATATGGTGGGTAAGGATATTTTAAGATTCCATACTGTTTATTGGCCGGCATTTTTGATGGCTGCAAATCTTCCGGTTCCTAAACAGATTATAGCTCATGGTTGGTGGACTAATGAAGGCCAAAAAATATCTAAATCGCTTGGTAATGTTATTGATCCTTATGAGTTGATCAAAATCTATGGACTGGATCAAACCAGATATTTTATGTTACGCGAAGTCCCTTTCGGCAATGACGGAAATTATTCAAAATCCAGTTGTATTAGACGCTTAAATAGTGAACTCTCTAACAATTTTGGCAACTTAATGCAGCGAGTAGTATCATTTATTCATAAAAATTGTGAATCTAGGATACCTAAAGGGCAGCATGATCCTATTTTTTTACAAGTAGCGGAGCTAGTAAAAAATTATCATAATTTTATGGAGAATTATGAGTTTCATAATGCTTTAGAGGTGGTAGTTAATATTGGCAACTTAGCTAATATCTATATTGATGAACAAGCACCATGGAACCTAAGGAAAGATAATCCTGAGAAAATGGCCCATGTATTGTTTGTATTAATTAATATTATTAAGCAGATTGCAATATTGCTTTTACCTTTTATGCCTACTCTATCTCAAATAATGCTTGAAGTACTTAATGTTGAGGCAAACGATTTTTCAGAATTAGAAGATTTATTGCCAATAGGCGGGCTGCTTAAGGAAGTTCAACCAATTTTCCCAAGAATAGAGGAAGCTGTTTAA
- a CDS encoding AAA family ATPase, translating into MDINLQNELKNCYLEQYNLINNCLNNQKINSWIITGKKGIGKASLVKLIAKEVFNQSNAHIELSNHPDFKLIEKIEDKEISIEQIREIIGFARITSSISAKKIVIIDDIDFLNKNAANALLKILEEPPKNLFIFLITHQPHTVLETINSRCAKIKLALNDHDYAKTILVEKLGFDEEEALMYLVLTNNSIGEAVAFKEIKIKSFYEELLQSLQNLSLNDISKLTQVNNKVLYFITLRLSRLLFGFFDNKYILSCEKDFLQNMNYLNIPIAYKLELWEDINKKFLALEYANLDYKHCLYLILNQIRQVSL; encoded by the coding sequence ATGGATATAAATTTACAAAATGAGCTTAAAAACTGTTATTTAGAACAGTATAATTTAATTAATAACTGTTTAAATAACCAAAAAATAAACAGTTGGATTATAACAGGCAAAAAGGGAATTGGTAAAGCTTCTTTAGTAAAATTAATTGCTAAGGAAGTATTTAATCAAAGTAATGCTCATATTGAACTTTCTAACCATCCAGATTTTAAGCTAATAGAAAAAATAGAAGATAAAGAAATATCTATCGAGCAGATTAGAGAAATTATTGGCTTTGCTAGAATTACTAGTTCTATTTCTGCTAAAAAAATTGTGATCATAGATGATATAGATTTTCTTAATAAAAATGCAGCTAATGCTTTGCTTAAGATATTAGAAGAACCTCCAAAAAATTTATTTATATTTTTAATTACCCATCAGCCGCATACCGTATTGGAAACTATTAATTCAAGATGCGCTAAAATTAAGCTTGCTCTTAACGACCATGATTATGCTAAAACCATTCTGGTAGAAAAGCTTGGATTTGATGAAGAAGAAGCTTTGATGTATTTAGTGCTAACTAACAATTCAATAGGTGAAGCGGTAGCTTTTAAAGAGATTAAGATAAAATCATTTTATGAAGAATTATTACAGAGCCTGCAAAACTTGAGTTTAAATGATATAAGCAAATTGACTCAGGTAAATAATAAAGTTTTATATTTTATAACCTTACGACTTTCGAGGTTATTATTCGGGTTTTTTGATAATAAATATATTTTAAGTTGTGAAAAAGATTTTTTACAAAACATGAATTACCTAAATATACCCATAGCTTATAAGCTAGAGCTGTGGGAGGATATAAATAAGAAATTTTTAGCTTTAGAATATGCAAATTTAGATTATAAGCATTGTTTATATTTAATTTTAAATCAGATTAGGCAAGTAAGTTTATGA
- the zapE gene encoding cell division protein ZapE — MNNQQTISFKEYYLKHLEENNLKQDEWQLETIEQFVKLTDALKYYLTSKKWLHKILAEKKPQGIYLFGSVGRGKTLIGSLFAKYLNACNAASILFIHYHALIKLIHEQIHQHKTTSPQIDPVLATAEFLINQYNLIVLDEFQILDISDAMILLRIFEKIFNSKSIMVFTSNREPSDLYHDSFGREHVSKLISLIRNHHTILSLDGEQDYRLQKTLSAQELFYTPNDSENNQKIDTIIENLTEKKTLKAASLKVFDRNINFQKTLNQLLITDFDELCRQHFSQNDYIEICKHFKIIIVKNVPKLSTEMHNEAKRFLMFIDQAYIHQVILILSLECAINLLYTEGKGAFEFARTISRLYEMQTRNYINHKL; from the coding sequence ATGAATAATCAGCAAACTATTAGTTTTAAAGAATATTACCTTAAACATTTAGAGGAAAATAACTTAAAGCAAGATGAATGGCAACTTGAAACAATAGAACAATTTGTAAAACTTACAGATGCACTAAAATATTATCTTACTTCAAAAAAATGGTTACATAAAATTTTAGCTGAAAAAAAACCTCAAGGAATTTATCTATTTGGTAGTGTAGGACGCGGGAAAACATTAATTGGTTCACTTTTTGCTAAATATTTAAATGCTTGCAATGCTGCTTCCATTCTATTTATCCATTATCATGCTTTGATTAAATTGATTCATGAACAAATCCACCAACATAAGACAACTTCTCCTCAAATTGATCCTGTACTAGCTACTGCAGAATTCTTAATTAATCAGTATAATCTCATTGTTTTAGATGAGTTTCAAATTTTAGATATTTCTGACGCTATGATTCTCCTTAGGATATTTGAAAAGATTTTTAACTCTAAATCTATAATGGTTTTTACTTCTAATCGTGAACCAAGTGATCTATATCATGACAGCTTTGGAAGAGAGCATGTTAGCAAGCTTATTAGCTTAATTCGTAACCATCATACAATCTTATCTTTGGATGGAGAACAAGATTATCGTCTTCAGAAAACGCTTTCCGCACAGGAATTATTTTATACACCTAATGATTCAGAGAACAATCAAAAAATTGATACAATTATTGAAAACTTAACTGAAAAAAAGACTTTAAAAGCAGCTAGTTTAAAAGTATTTGATAGAAATATAAATTTTCAAAAAACTCTTAATCAGTTATTAATCACTGATTTTGATGAGCTATGCAGGCAACATTTTAGCCAAAATGACTATATTGAGATTTGTAAACATTTTAAAATCATCATAGTAAAAAATGTGCCTAAACTCTCTACTGAAATGCATAATGAAGCTAAACGATTTCTAATGTTTATTGATCAAGCGTATATTCATCAAGTAATATTAATTCTTAGTCTTGAATGTGCAATAAATCTTCTTTATACAGAAGGAAAAGGAGCATTCGAATTTGCCAGAACAATTTCCAGGCTTTACGAAATGCAAACACGAAACTATATTAATCACAAATTATAA